One window from the genome of Streptomyces sp. NBC_00708 encodes:
- a CDS encoding glutamate ABC transporter substrate-binding protein, translating into MTAKDPRTGRGRLRRLRGWGGVSAMAAACAVTASLTLLPLSHEGDDVFGPQVTGPGAAHAVQARADSCTDPEASLRPDAVDGDAVRKIKERGKLIAGVDQNSFQWGFRNPESGDLEGFDIDLVRAIAKDILGDGDKVIFRAIPTNQRIAALENDKVDVVVRTMTINCARLKQVSFSTAYFQAGQQVLAAKEDHSITGFNSTLGGKRVCTAEGSTAYEALEKESFGSVFKDEHDGTAADEDQLTVPNQLDCLVRLQLGEVDAVVTDNALAAGQAAQDPAVELKGAPFTTEYYGVATKKGADDLVSRVNKVLVDYRAGGADSLWMKSYREWLEDGLPGIKAPPAPKYRD; encoded by the coding sequence ATGACAGCGAAGGACCCGAGGACGGGGCGCGGCCGACTGCGCCGGCTGCGCGGCTGGGGCGGGGTGAGCGCCATGGCCGCGGCCTGCGCGGTGACGGCGTCGCTGACCCTGCTGCCGCTGTCCCACGAGGGCGACGACGTCTTCGGCCCCCAGGTGACGGGGCCGGGCGCGGCACACGCCGTCCAGGCGCGGGCCGACTCCTGCACGGACCCCGAGGCGAGCCTGCGGCCGGACGCGGTGGACGGGGACGCGGTCAGGAAGATCAAGGAGCGCGGCAAGCTCATCGCGGGCGTCGACCAGAACAGCTTCCAGTGGGGCTTCCGCAACCCGGAGTCCGGGGACCTCGAAGGCTTCGACATCGACCTGGTGCGGGCCATCGCGAAGGACATCCTGGGCGACGGCGACAAGGTGATCTTCCGGGCGATCCCGACCAACCAGCGCATCGCCGCGCTGGAGAACGACAAGGTCGACGTCGTCGTGCGGACGATGACGATCAACTGCGCCCGCCTGAAGCAGGTCTCGTTCTCGACGGCCTACTTCCAGGCCGGTCAGCAGGTCCTCGCCGCGAAGGAGGACCACTCGATCACCGGGTTCAACTCCACGCTGGGCGGCAAGCGCGTCTGCACCGCCGAGGGCTCCACGGCGTACGAGGCGCTGGAGAAGGAGTCGTTCGGCTCGGTCTTCAAGGACGAGCACGACGGCACGGCGGCCGACGAGGACCAGCTCACGGTCCCCAACCAGCTGGACTGCCTGGTGCGGCTCCAGCTGGGCGAGGTCGACGCGGTCGTCACGGACAACGCGCTGGCCGCCGGCCAGGCCGCGCAGGACCCGGCCGTGGAGCTCAAGGGCGCCCCGTTCACCACCGAGTACTACGGCGTGGCCACGAAGAAGGGCGCGGACGACCTGGTGTCCCGGGTCAACAAGGTGCTGGTCGACTACCGGGCGGGCGGCGCGGACAGCCTCTGGATGAAGTCGTACCGCGAATGGCTGGAGGACGGCCTGCCCGGGATCAAGGCGCCGCCGGCGCCGAAGTACCGGGACTAG
- a CDS encoding protein kinase — translation MSTQCQRPACEGSYEDMGGGELYCDTCGLAPVVSPTGMVSSPPTGIAGGGRGSRGSSSASARSSSQASSRASSRSSSRSSTSRRSVSGRLSRSLSGATTSHSVSVRSSAKSTNASGRNRLGAGLVQVPDVPRPDPRTAVMENPEVPERKRFCSRSDCGAPVGRSRGERPGRTEGFCTKCGHPYSFMPKLQTGDVVHGQYEVAGCLAHGGLGWVYLAVDKAVSDRWVVLKGLLDTGDQDAMAAAISERRFLAEIEHSNIVRIYNFVEHLDQRTGSLDGYIVMEYVGGKALKEIANERRTPAGKRDPLPVEQACAFGIEALEALGHLHSRNLLYCDFKVDNAIQTEDQLKLIDMGAVRRMDDDESAIYGTVGYQAPEVAELGPSVASDLYTVARTLAVLTFDFQGYTNVFVDSLPDPDNIEVFRTYESFYRLLVRATDPDPARRFASAAEMAEQLTGVLREVVSLQTGRPRPALSTLFGAELRVTDTELFADRADEVSRLGARTAGSGGRLGRRRGGANAQAPSAPAAVTPPGGVPGALPAGPPPMAPTGAAPVPSAATHVRSPGGAGTGSGPLPYAPAASVPAPRSPVPSPGAPQAPAAGRAPRLAGLDVRVTSLALPVPRVDASDPNAGFLAGVMASAPAELIAALQAVPAASLETRLRELRAYLEMRDLAAAAKTLAALEGQHADDWRVVWYRGLTSLVTGDNENAALSFDAVYDAFPGEPAPKLALGICAEVLGQLDNAAEYYRLVWLTDPSFVSAAFGLARVQIAAGDRGAAVRTLESVPEASIHFTAARIAAVRARLRERAPDEPLLADLMAASAQVSGLSGLGLDAVRRERLSAEVLGTALDWVLSGSPSGPQPAAHAGPHGPGTLLGSELDERGLRFGLERAYRMLARLAEPGAERIELVERANRFRPRTWV, via the coding sequence ATGAGTACGCAGTGCCAGCGCCCCGCGTGCGAGGGCAGTTACGAGGACATGGGCGGCGGTGAGCTGTACTGCGACACCTGCGGTCTGGCGCCCGTGGTGTCGCCCACCGGCATGGTCAGCTCGCCGCCCACCGGCATCGCGGGCGGCGGCCGGGGCAGCCGGGGCTCCAGCAGCGCCTCGGCGCGCAGCAGTTCGCAGGCGTCGTCCCGGGCGTCCTCGCGGTCCTCTTCGCGTTCGTCGACCTCGCGGCGTTCGGTGTCGGGGCGGCTCTCGCGGTCGCTGTCGGGCGCGACCACCTCGCATTCCGTCTCGGTGCGCTCCTCCGCCAAGTCGACCAACGCCTCGGGCCGCAACCGGCTGGGCGCGGGCCTGGTGCAGGTGCCGGACGTACCGCGGCCCGATCCGCGTACGGCCGTGATGGAGAACCCGGAGGTGCCCGAGCGCAAGCGGTTCTGCTCGCGGTCGGACTGCGGGGCGCCGGTGGGCCGGTCCCGGGGCGAACGTCCCGGCCGCACCGAGGGGTTCTGCACCAAGTGCGGCCATCCGTACTCCTTCATGCCCAAGCTCCAGACGGGCGACGTCGTCCACGGGCAGTACGAGGTCGCGGGCTGTCTGGCCCACGGCGGTCTCGGCTGGGTCTACCTCGCGGTGGACAAGGCGGTCTCCGACCGGTGGGTGGTGCTCAAGGGCCTGCTGGACACGGGCGACCAGGACGCCATGGCGGCGGCGATCTCGGAACGGCGGTTCCTCGCCGAGATCGAGCACTCCAACATCGTCCGCATCTACAACTTCGTCGAGCACCTGGACCAGCGGACCGGTTCGCTCGACGGGTACATCGTCATGGAGTACGTCGGCGGCAAGGCGCTCAAGGAGATCGCCAACGAGCGCCGCACCCCGGCCGGGAAGCGCGACCCGCTGCCGGTCGAGCAGGCGTGCGCCTTCGGTATAGAGGCCCTGGAGGCGCTGGGCCACCTGCACAGCCGCAACCTGCTCTACTGCGACTTCAAGGTCGACAACGCGATCCAGACCGAGGACCAGCTGAAGCTGATCGACATGGGCGCGGTCCGCAGGATGGACGACGACGAGTCGGCCATCTACGGCACCGTCGGCTACCAGGCGCCCGAGGTCGCGGAGCTGGGCCCGTCGGTCGCCTCCGACCTGTACACGGTGGCCCGCACGCTCGCGGTGCTCACCTTCGACTTCCAGGGGTACACGAACGTCTTCGTGGACTCGCTGCCGGACCCGGACAACATCGAGGTGTTCCGGACCTACGAGTCGTTCTACCGGCTCCTGGTGCGGGCCACCGACCCCGACCCGGCCCGGCGGTTCGCCTCGGCGGCGGAGATGGCGGAGCAGCTGACGGGCGTGCTGCGCGAGGTGGTGTCGCTCCAGACGGGGCGTCCGCGTCCGGCGCTGTCGACGCTGTTCGGCGCGGAGCTGCGGGTCACCGACACGGAGCTGTTCGCCGACCGGGCGGACGAGGTGTCCCGGCTGGGCGCCCGGACCGCCGGCTCCGGCGGGCGCCTCGGCCGCCGGCGGGGCGGGGCGAACGCCCAGGCACCGTCCGCGCCCGCCGCCGTGACCCCGCCCGGGGGCGTACCGGGGGCACTGCCCGCCGGGCCGCCGCCCATGGCGCCCACCGGCGCGGCCCCGGTGCCGTCCGCCGCCACCCATGTCCGCAGCCCCGGCGGCGCGGGCACCGGCTCCGGGCCCCTGCCGTACGCGCCCGCCGCGAGTGTCCCGGCTCCCCGGAGCCCGGTCCCCTCCCCCGGTGCCCCGCAGGCGCCGGCGGCCGGGCGGGCGCCCCGGCTGGCCGGGCTCGACGTGCGGGTGACCTCGCTCGCGCTGCCCGTGCCCCGGGTCGACGCGAGCGACCCCAACGCCGGTTTCCTGGCCGGGGTGATGGCGTCGGCGCCGGCCGAGCTGATCGCCGCGCTGCAGGCGGTGCCGGCCGCCTCGCTGGAGACCCGGCTGCGCGAGCTGCGCGCCTACCTGGAGATGCGGGACCTCGCCGCCGCCGCGAAGACCCTGGCCGCGCTGGAGGGGCAGCACGCGGACGACTGGCGCGTCGTCTGGTACCGGGGCCTCACCTCCCTGGTGACCGGCGACAACGAGAACGCGGCGCTGTCGTTCGACGCGGTGTACGACGCGTTCCCCGGGGAGCCCGCGCCCAAGCTGGCCCTCGGCATCTGCGCGGAGGTCCTGGGGCAGCTGGACAACGCCGCCGAGTACTACCGGCTGGTGTGGCTGACCGATCCGAGCTTCGTGAGCGCGGCGTTCGGCCTGGCCCGGGTGCAGATCGCGGCCGGCGACCGGGGCGCGGCCGTCCGGACGCTGGAGTCGGTGCCGGAGGCGTCGATCCACTTCACGGCGGCCCGGATCGCCGCCGTTCGCGCCCGGCTGCGTGAACGCGCCCCCGACGAGCCGCTGCTGGCGGACCTGATGGCCGCGTCGGCCCAGGTGTCGGGGCTCTCGGGGCTCGGGCTCGACGCGGTCCGGCGGGAGCGCCTGTCGGCCGAGGTGCTGGGCACGGCGCTCGACTGGGTACTCTCCGGTAGCCCTTCGGGGCCGCAGCCGGCCGCGCACGCCGGGCCGCACGGCCCGGGGACGCTGCTCGGCAGCGAGCTGGACGAGCGCGGACTGCGGTTCGGCCTGGAGCGTGCGTACCGGATGCTCGCCCGGCTCGCTGAGCCCGGCGCCGAGAGGATCGAACTGGTGGAGCGGGCCAACCGCTTCCGCCCCCGAACGTGGGTGTGA
- a CDS encoding serine/threonine-protein phosphatase: MNMSQNHQETALPRCPGCEEPLEQGDLFCGACGYDLSAVPEPPHDRPTVAIATPGAGAPDAGAPAGVRYDGPDAAGDFELAAPGAAPDPRTSPEPVPAPAQAPAPAPAAAGGKVCVACRAGRVDGDGYCENCGHAQPRERDHMEKDLGAVAAVSDRGLRHHRNEDAFAVSTTALPDGSAAVVAIVCDGVSSASRPDEASAAAASAANASLLESLPRGTHPQQAMHEAIVAASESVNLLAQQAGQSPERHQNAPACTLVGAVMASGLLVVGWVGDSRVYWVPEDRSTAPARLTEDDSWAAQMVATGLMNEAEAYADERAHAITGWLGADAYELEPHTASFKPDRPGLVVVCTDGLWNYAESAAEMAAAVPEDACQRPLHGAQVLVGHALDGGGHDNVTVALLPFAVSPQGAGSA, encoded by the coding sequence GTGAACATGTCGCAGAACCACCAGGAGACGGCCTTGCCGAGGTGCCCCGGCTGCGAGGAGCCGCTGGAGCAGGGCGACCTGTTCTGCGGTGCCTGCGGGTACGACCTGTCGGCCGTGCCCGAGCCGCCCCACGACCGCCCGACGGTCGCCATCGCCACGCCCGGCGCGGGTGCGCCGGACGCGGGCGCCCCTGCCGGGGTCCGCTACGACGGGCCGGACGCCGCCGGGGACTTCGAGCTCGCCGCTCCTGGTGCCGCGCCCGATCCCCGTACGTCCCCGGAGCCGGTGCCGGCTCCGGCCCAGGCACCCGCCCCGGCACCGGCGGCGGCCGGGGGCAAGGTCTGTGTGGCCTGCCGGGCCGGGCGGGTCGACGGCGACGGCTACTGCGAGAACTGCGGCCACGCGCAGCCGCGCGAGCGCGACCACATGGAGAAGGACCTGGGCGCGGTCGCCGCGGTCAGCGACCGGGGGCTGCGCCACCACCGCAACGAGGACGCGTTCGCGGTGTCGACGACCGCCCTGCCGGACGGCTCGGCGGCCGTCGTCGCGATCGTCTGCGACGGGGTCTCCTCGGCCAGCCGGCCCGACGAGGCGTCGGCGGCGGCGGCGAGCGCGGCCAACGCCTCCCTGCTGGAGTCGCTGCCGCGCGGCACGCATCCGCAGCAGGCGATGCACGAGGCGATCGTCGCGGCGTCGGAGTCGGTCAACCTGCTGGCCCAGCAGGCCGGTCAGAGCCCGGAGCGCCACCAGAACGCCCCGGCGTGCACCCTGGTCGGCGCGGTCATGGCGAGCGGCCTGCTGGTCGTGGGCTGGGTCGGCGACAGCCGCGTGTACTGGGTGCCCGAGGACCGCTCCACCGCGCCCGCCCGGCTCACCGAGGACGACTCGTGGGCCGCGCAGATGGTCGCGACGGGCCTGATGAACGAGGCGGAGGCGTACGCGGACGAGCGCGCCCACGCCATCACGGGCTGGCTCGGCGCGGACGCCTACGAACTGGAGCCGCACACCGCCTCGTTCAAGCCGGACCGCCCCGGCCTGGTGGTGGTCTGCACGGACGGCCTGTGGAACTACGCGGAGTCCGCCGCCGAGATGGCGGCCGCGGTGCCCGAGGACGCCTGCCAACGGCCGCTGCACGGCGCCCAGGTGCTGGTCGGCCACGCCCTCGACGGCGGCGGCCACGACAACGTAACAGTGGCCCTGCTGCCGTTCGCCGTGTCACCGCAAGGGGCAGGCTCCGCCTGA
- a CDS encoding VWA domain-containing protein, with translation MANFSKSNVPQFSVEVYQNEFLPEGGREVNGIITVTSTGGGTTGGVPLAGSPVPGQATGAAVVIMVDCSGSMDYPPTKMRNARDATAAAVDTLRDGTSFAVVGGTHVAKEVYPGNGRLAVADARTRAEAKQALRRLSAGGGTAIGTWLRLADRLLGAADVDIRHGILLTDGRNEHESPEDLRAALDACAGRFTCDARGVGTDWEVKEVTAIASALLGTADIVADPAGLAADFTHMMENAMGKEVADVALRLWTPVGVEIMFVKQVAPTVADLTARRTEAGPRAGDYPTGSWGDESRDYHVCVRVPEAGIGQEMLAARVSLILPDPAGGAPQTLSQGLVRAVWTDDMVASTSINPQVAHYTGQAELAQVIQQGLDARKSGDFDGATAKLGRAVQLASASGNEDTAKLLSKVVDVVDAATGTVRLKAKVAEADEMTLETRSTKTVRVKK, from the coding sequence ATGGCCAACTTCTCCAAGTCGAACGTGCCGCAGTTCTCCGTCGAGGTGTACCAGAACGAGTTCCTGCCCGAGGGCGGCCGCGAGGTCAACGGCATCATCACGGTCACCTCGACCGGGGGCGGCACCACCGGCGGCGTACCGCTGGCGGGGTCGCCCGTGCCGGGGCAGGCCACCGGCGCCGCCGTGGTGATCATGGTGGACTGCTCGGGTTCGATGGACTACCCGCCGACCAAGATGCGCAACGCCCGTGACGCGACGGCGGCGGCCGTGGACACCCTGCGCGACGGCACCTCGTTCGCCGTGGTCGGCGGGACGCACGTGGCCAAGGAGGTCTACCCGGGCAACGGCCGGCTCGCCGTCGCCGACGCGCGGACCCGGGCCGAGGCCAAGCAGGCCCTGCGCCGGCTGAGCGCGGGCGGCGGTACGGCGATCGGGACCTGGCTGCGGCTGGCGGACCGGCTGCTCGGCGCCGCCGACGTGGACATCCGGCACGGCATCCTGCTCACCGACGGGCGCAACGAGCACGAGTCCCCGGAGGACCTGCGCGCCGCGCTGGACGCCTGTGCGGGCCGGTTCACCTGTGACGCCCGCGGGGTCGGTACCGACTGGGAGGTGAAAGAGGTCACAGCCATCGCCTCGGCGCTCCTCGGCACCGCCGACATCGTCGCCGACCCGGCCGGGCTCGCGGCGGACTTCACGCACATGATGGAGAACGCCATGGGCAAGGAGGTCGCGGACGTCGCGCTGCGGCTGTGGACCCCGGTCGGCGTGGAGATCATGTTCGTGAAGCAGGTCGCGCCGACGGTCGCCGATCTGACCGCCCGCCGCACCGAGGCGGGTCCCCGGGCCGGGGACTACCCCACCGGTTCCTGGGGCGACGAGTCCCGCGACTACCACGTGTGCGTCCGGGTGCCGGAGGCCGGCATCGGGCAGGAGATGCTCGCGGCCCGGGTCTCGCTGATCCTTCCCGACCCTGCGGGCGGGGCGCCGCAGACCCTCTCGCAGGGGCTGGTCCGGGCGGTGTGGACCGACGACATGGTGGCGTCGACCTCGATCAATCCGCAGGTCGCGCACTACACGGGTCAGGCCGAACTGGCACAAGTCATCCAGCAGGGGCTCGATGCCCGCAAGTCGGGAGACTTCGACGGCGCCACGGCCAAACTGGGCCGCGCGGTGCAGCTGGCGTCGGCGTCCGGGAACGAGGACACTGCGAAACTGCTTTCGAAGGTGGTAGACGTCGTCGACGCGGCGACGGGTACTGTGCGACTGAAGGCGAAGGTCGCGGAAGCGGACGAGATGACTCTCGAAACGCGCTCGACGAAGACGGTTCGCGTCAAGAAATAA
- a CDS encoding FHA domain-containing protein produces the protein MPTCPNGHQSGSEDWCEVCGHRMTGAGAPAGAVPPPPPPPPARGYGYPQPHDPDATAQAELCPQCRTPREAMAPFCEECRWNFLTNTATSYTPLAPRHNLPGDPGPAGNRPPGFPAQQPPPPQQSRDPFDYQGSRPSQMNRSAEPLSTGPGQPGPQGHGQPPFGQGPQSTPPPFQQGPPGQQQGRQGPPPPPPYQQGPQGGPQSPPPFQQQGAPPAFQQQTAPPPAPPRSDGDDWLLSPPSQPAPQPDRGPQSPMQQPPFPGQQGPGPQGPGQHGPGQQHGGPGPQHGQHGPGAHDPGQQHGPGPGRPPLSNNWTAFIAPDREYFLAMMQRSGPEATGLNLPAYSPEQQLALTGSQITIGRRRHSTGESPDIDLSVPPEDPGVSHQHAVLVQQPDGSWAVVDQNSTNGTTVNGSEEPIQPYVPVPLQDGDQVHVGAWTTITVRRD, from the coding sequence ATGCCGACCTGCCCGAACGGACACCAGTCGGGTTCCGAGGACTGGTGCGAGGTCTGCGGCCACCGCATGACCGGGGCGGGCGCGCCTGCGGGTGCGGTTCCCCCGCCGCCTCCCCCGCCGCCCGCGCGCGGTTACGGATACCCCCAGCCGCACGACCCGGACGCGACGGCCCAGGCCGAGCTGTGCCCGCAGTGCCGCACACCGCGTGAGGCGATGGCGCCGTTCTGCGAGGAGTGCCGCTGGAACTTCCTCACGAACACGGCCACGTCCTACACCCCGCTGGCCCCCCGGCACAACCTTCCGGGCGACCCCGGCCCCGCCGGCAACCGGCCGCCGGGCTTCCCGGCCCAGCAGCCGCCGCCCCCGCAGCAGTCGCGCGACCCCTTCGACTACCAGGGCTCGCGGCCCTCGCAGATGAACCGGTCCGCCGAGCCCCTGTCCACGGGCCCGGGTCAGCCGGGTCCCCAGGGTCACGGTCAGCCGCCGTTCGGCCAGGGCCCGCAGAGCACCCCGCCGCCGTTCCAGCAGGGCCCCCCGGGCCAGCAGCAGGGCCGGCAGGGGCCGCCGCCTCCGCCCCCGTACCAGCAGGGACCCCAGGGCGGCCCGCAGAGCCCGCCGCCGTTCCAGCAGCAGGGCGCGCCGCCCGCCTTCCAGCAGCAGACGGCTCCCCCGCCGGCCCCGCCGCGCTCCGACGGCGACGACTGGCTGCTGTCCCCGCCCTCGCAGCCCGCGCCGCAGCCGGACCGGGGCCCGCAGTCCCCGATGCAGCAGCCGCCGTTCCCGGGGCAGCAGGGTCCGGGTCCGCAGGGCCCCGGGCAGCACGGCCCGGGACAGCAGCACGGGGGGCCCGGTCCGCAGCACGGCCAGCACGGTCCGGGTGCGCACGACCCCGGGCAGCAGCACGGACCGGGGCCGGGCCGGCCCCCGCTGTCCAACAACTGGACGGCGTTCATCGCGCCCGACCGTGAGTACTTCCTGGCGATGATGCAGCGCAGCGGCCCCGAGGCCACCGGGCTCAACCTGCCCGCGTACTCCCCGGAGCAGCAGCTCGCGCTCACCGGCAGCCAGATCACGATCGGCCGCCGCCGGCACAGCACGGGCGAGTCCCCGGACATCGACCTGTCGGTGCCGCCGGAGGACCCGGGCGTCTCCCACCAGCACGCCGTGCTGGTGCAGCAGCCCGACGGCAGCTGGGCCGTGGTCGACCAGAACTCCACGAACGGCACCACGGTCAACGGCTCCGAGGAGCCGATCCAGCCCTACGTCCCCGTCCCGCTCCAGGACGGCGACCAGGTGCACGTCGGTGCGTGGACCACGATCACGGTCCGCCGGGACTGA
- a CDS encoding MarR family transcriptional regulator codes for MGIATALVRSAFLVNAVYADSGREHGITAQQGQLLCVLMLKPYGMRELGTVLGLAKSSLTGLVDRCVQRGLVRREPDPQDGRAVRVAPTEAGSALAEEFYAETCRRVEALAEGLDDADREVLTGLLGRLVLENKVPMVFRESCENAPAATPGC; via the coding sequence ATGGGGATCGCCACCGCATTGGTGCGCTCCGCATTCCTGGTGAATGCCGTGTACGCGGATTCCGGCCGCGAACACGGCATCACCGCCCAGCAGGGCCAGCTGCTCTGCGTGCTGATGCTGAAGCCGTACGGCATGCGCGAGCTGGGCACCGTACTGGGTCTGGCGAAGTCCAGCCTCACCGGCCTCGTGGACCGGTGCGTGCAGCGCGGCCTGGTGCGCCGGGAGCCGGACCCGCAGGACGGGCGCGCGGTGCGGGTCGCGCCGACCGAGGCCGGGAGCGCGCTCGCCGAGGAGTTCTACGCGGAGACCTGCCGGCGGGTCGAGGCCCTGGCCGAGGGCCTCGACGACGCCGACCGCGAGGTGCTGACCGGGCTGCTGGGCCGCCTGGTCCTGGAGAACAAGGTGCCCATGGTCTTCCGCGAGTCCTGCGAGAACGCCCCCGCGGCCACCCCCGGCTGCTGA
- a CDS encoding FAD-dependent oxidoreductase, which yields MANGTANRTVVVIGGGYGGSAVAKALDEETDVVLVDPRDAFVHAAGSLRALVRPDWAENIFFPYDTLLKRGTVRRERAVALDPGGVTLANGEHVAADYLVLATGSDYPFPAKTDTDLAGEALARIREAHKELAGARRVLIAGAGPVGLELSGEIKAVWPEKHVVITDPAGELLPGFLPEVREELLRQLDALGVELRLGTALAEEPPAVPGRLEPFTAATADGERIGADIWFRCYGVRSNGDYLADGRVAVRDEQGRVPVDERLNVVGHDHIYALGDLTDLAEAKMAGYAMKHAEVVAANVLAQVRGEEPAAVYLPSPVRSALLPLGPGGGVGQVPAPGGPVLLSAEEVSAYKGKDLFTGRFAELFGITR from the coding sequence ATGGCAAACGGAACAGCGAATCGCACCGTCGTGGTCATCGGTGGGGGATACGGCGGCTCGGCCGTCGCCAAGGCGCTCGACGAGGAAACCGATGTGGTGCTCGTCGACCCCCGGGACGCATTCGTCCACGCGGCGGGCTCCCTGCGGGCGCTGGTCAGGCCCGACTGGGCGGAGAACATCTTCTTCCCGTACGACACCCTGCTGAAGCGCGGCACCGTCCGCCGCGAGCGGGCCGTCGCCCTGGATCCGGGCGGGGTCACCCTGGCGAACGGTGAGCACGTCGCCGCCGACTACCTGGTGCTCGCCACGGGCTCGGACTACCCGTTCCCCGCCAAGACGGACACCGATCTGGCCGGCGAGGCGCTGGCCCGGATACGCGAGGCGCACAAGGAACTCGCCGGCGCGCGGCGGGTCCTGATCGCCGGCGCCGGACCGGTCGGCCTGGAGCTGTCCGGCGAGATCAAGGCGGTCTGGCCCGAGAAGCACGTGGTCATCACCGACCCGGCCGGCGAACTGCTGCCGGGCTTCCTGCCCGAGGTCCGCGAGGAGCTGCTGCGCCAGCTCGACGCGCTCGGAGTCGAACTGCGGCTCGGCACCGCGCTCGCCGAGGAGCCGCCGGCCGTCCCGGGGCGGCTGGAGCCGTTCACGGCGGCCACCGCCGACGGCGAGCGGATCGGGGCCGACATCTGGTTCCGCTGCTACGGCGTGCGCTCCAACGGCGACTACCTCGCCGACGGCCGGGTCGCCGTCCGCGACGAGCAGGGCCGGGTACCGGTCGACGAACGGCTCAACGTCGTGGGCCACGACCACATCTACGCCCTCGGCGACCTCACCGACCTGGCCGAGGCCAAGATGGCCGGGTACGCCATGAAGCACGCCGAGGTGGTGGCGGCCAACGTCCTCGCCCAGGTCCGCGGGGAGGAGCCGGCGGCCGTCTATCTGCCGTCCCCGGTCCGCTCCGCCCTGCTCCCGCTCGGGCCCGGCGGCGGGGTGGGGCAGGTGCCCGCGCCCGGCGGCCCGGTACTGCTGTCCGCGGAGGAGGTCAGCGCGTACAAGGGGAAGGACCTGTTCACCGGGCGCTTCGCCGAGCTGTTCGGTATCACGCGCTGA
- a CDS encoding globin yields the protein MTENPRDTVQELTFYEQVGGEETFRRLVHRFYQGVAGDPLLRPMYPEEDLGPAEERFALFLMQYWGGPRTYSDRRGHPRLRMRHAPFRVDRAAHDAWLHHMRIALDELGLAPEHERQLWDYLTYAAASMVNTDG from the coding sequence GTGACTGAGAATCCGCGCGACACGGTGCAGGAGCTGACCTTCTACGAGCAGGTCGGCGGCGAGGAGACCTTCCGGCGCCTGGTCCACCGCTTCTACCAGGGCGTCGCCGGCGACCCGCTGCTGCGGCCGATGTACCCGGAGGAGGACCTCGGGCCGGCCGAGGAGCGGTTCGCGCTGTTCCTCATGCAGTACTGGGGCGGTCCGCGCACCTACAGCGACCGGCGCGGGCACCCCCGCCTGCGGATGCGGCACGCGCCGTTCCGGGTGGACCGCGCCGCGCACGACGCCTGGCTGCACCACATGCGGATCGCCCTGGACGAGCTGGGCCTCGCGCCCGAGCACGAGCGGCAGCTGTGGGACTACCTCACCTACGCGGCCGCCTCGATGGTGAACACCGACGGCTGA